Part of the Lolium rigidum isolate FL_2022 chromosome 6, APGP_CSIRO_Lrig_0.1, whole genome shotgun sequence genome, CAACAGATAGCTACCTCGATCTAGGGTTGAAACCAGCAAGGAGCACACAGTGTTTCCCTTTCCACACCTAGCCGCGCATCCTTCCTAGCCAGCCGCCATGGATCCATATCAGTACGAAAGCATGTATGACCCACGCGGTTGTGGCTTTCCCATCCACCCGCAGCCGCCCTACCTCATCCACCACCCGGTGGCCGCGCTTTCGGAGAGCAGGATGAGGGGCGGTGCCGGGCGGCGCCGGCCCGGTGCTAAGCTCTCGACGGACCCCCAGAGCGTGGCAGCGCGGGAGCGCCGGCACCGGATCAGCGACCGCTTCCGCGTGCTCCGCAGCCTCGTGCCCGGCGGCAGCAAGATGGACACCGTGTCCATGCTGGAGCAGGCCATCCACTACGTCAAGTTCCTCAAGACGCAGGTAAGCCTGCACCAGGCCGCCCTCGTGCAGCACGAGGAGGGATGCGGCGGTAGCCATGAGTTCTCTGGCGTCGCCGTCGGTCGTGGCGCGGATGGTGAGGTGACGGCGATGCAGCTTCCGGGAATGCAGGCTCTGCAGGAGGTGATGAGCATTTACCACTCCGGAGCTCTTCAGCAGGTGGAAGAGCTTGATCTTGATCTCGGCCCAGGACAGATGAGCAGTGCTCACGATCTGCCTCCTTTGCCTCCCTGCGTCTTTGATGAAGAGTCTGCTGGAGCGTGCTACTCCGTGGGCACTCTGCAAGGCGATGAGATCACTCACGGCCACGGACCTTATTAGCTTAGCTAATTAGTTAGTTACTAGTATGGCATGCAGTACTGGTTTCTGTAGGTTGTCTCTCTATGGATTTAGTGAGTCGGGTGGTACCTCCGTAGCAGCTATACTTGCTACCCAGTTAGCCTAATTAGCTCTTTCCTCTTGGCATGCATGCTTCTGTCGCTGATTGATCCAAGTGATCACAGAAGGCAGACTTAATTTCCTGCCTCCAGTCTCTCCATGTTTAGTAGTAGTACATCCTTAAAAGTTAAGGTCCATAGCGAGGCAGCTTAAGGTGTCATATCCATTATGATTCTGCTCCAGCTTGTATGTTTGCTTGATATTCCGTTGTCTTGTAGTACTCCGTACTATTTTATCATTCGCAGCTTACTCTAGTAGTACAAATAGACATATTCGTGATTTTCCACTTGTACAGACGTGCTGTATATTACTATAGCTTATTTcgttattcgcaaaaaaaaaaaaaagcttattTCGTTTCAACTACATGATGCAGTGCAAACGAAGGTATCTGATGTAACTACCCTCCCCGTGAACCCGTAGAAAGTAGAAACCACATGCGCAGGTTTAAGTTACGGAAGAGAACTAAAATATGAGTACACTTACATGTTGAAACTCTCAAGTGCATTTGGAAGCTAGGAAAAGAGCGAGGTTATATCGGTCCTTATTGCTGCTATTCATATAACCCCAGTTCAATTTTACTGGACGTGGTGAATTACCCCTCAGACTTAATAGAGTTAAAGCGAACGTCTTGGTCCATCGGTTCAAATTCTTGAACTCAGGGGCGGTACCATGATTTAAATACGGAGATGAGGTAACTGAAGCGGTTTTGAAAATTCTTAAGAGTCTCCTGAATCTGTAAATTCAACTTGTCTTGTGCTTATTCTAAAAGTACAAAGCGCAAAAGATCTGAAACAATTTAGACCAATAAACATTTGCAATGTGATACTAAAAGTTGTGTCAAAGATTCAGGCAAACCTTTTGAAGGAATTCCTACCTGATATTATTTCCGTTGAGCAGTTAACGTTCGTGCGTGGGAGATTAATCACGGACTATATCATTTCGGCATATGAATGCTTGCATTTTATGAAGAAGAagatgtaacggcccagggtagcatccctattagatttgtttgtgtttttcttttgtgcatcgtcatggcatcatgcatcatatcatccatgtgattttacaaataaaattattttataaatctTATCTATTTCATTTtaacctctcatatggttttatttAACCAAACctcctcctccttttcttttaAACAAAACCTAACCTATCTATTCCTGGACCCTTTTCTGTTTGGCCTGCTCCCTCTCTACCCCGAGCAGCCCAGCAGGTGGCCCTTTTTTCTCTTCCCCTCCCCGGTGGCCCATTCCTCTCCAGCCCAACCTCCCTCCTCCGCAGCCCACCTTGACCGGCCCAgataccccttcgaccctctcacCTTTTCCGTCGTTGTCGTCTACCTCGCGGGCACGCAGATGGCGTGAACGCCGTGGTCCTCCAGAGCTCAACCACCGCACCCACGCCGCGCGCGTGAGCCCCTCTCCTTATCCTCTCTGGCACCAGCTGCAACCACCGCTCTCCTCTCTCACGTCTCTCTCCCTTTCGTCCTCTGCAAGCTAAACGAGATGGAGAAGAAACCCCCACTGCCTCCGCCACCGTTCGCCGTCAATCCATCGACTCCGACCACCCCAacatgcgccgccgccgccaatcgacGCGCCCTGGTCTCCTCTACGTCCCCGTGCAAGGAATCGAAGCGGGAGGTCCTCAACCAAGCGGGAGATCGCCCTTTCTTCTTCGTTCCCGGCGGAGAAAAACCGTCGTTCCGGCGCCGTTCGTCCGCCTCCGGCCACACCAACCCCTCCTTCGTCTTCCTGGTAACCTCGCGCACCTTCTGGACATCCTCCCCTCCTCCTTTGCTACCGGGTTCGTCCTCCCCTTGTTGATGCCGGCCGCTCCTCCGCAGtttcctcgacgccgacgaccaTCCGGTGGTTCCCGTTCGACGGCGCCGCCTCCAGATgtccgcgccgacgaggcgcTCTGCACGCGCCAAGCCTCGCTTCCTGGAGATCTCCTCACCGCCCGCGCCTGCGACGCCAGGGCGCGGTGACCGCCGGACactcgcgacgcgagcggcatcagGGCACGCGCGCAACCTTTGCCACGCTGGCGGCCACGTCGTTGCCTGGGCCCCACCAGTCAGCCGCTTCGACTAGACAGCGCTCAGTGAGAAAACCCtttcccagatccagatctgatgTTTTTGCGTTTTGACCCCTGGCTTTTTCAAAACACTAACCCGCAGTCCCTGCCTCTAACGGTTTCTCTGATAACCCCCCTGTAAATCTTGTAATaaacccggggtcctccccccTATGAATATGATTTCTGGGTCCTTCCCTATTTAATAAAACCTGTTTTATGTTTTAAATTAACAATAAAacttaatctgttaataacttttaatctgtaattcgaaataaaatgtgttatatatgaatattgaacagaaaaatgtgctgaatatgaatatgccattcattcatctgtttgcatctcgcatcatgtcacgcgttgatagttatgcatgtccaccttacatatatgcggagtatttcggatttccaactagggttttccccgctccgtttaatattgaagtagcgcacccctgccacgtcttgccatgctaatcaacacttaactttggtggtagaaatgcaactccaacctaattttcttgtccggggttccgactctgattaatatggataagtagcatcgcatcatatctgccatgtcatgcatgtctgcatcttgctcatgccggttctttatccgtagtagtaagacttgcacccgttgtttgtcccagcatttgcttcttcccggataggatcacgaagtggtgcggtgagatacgccaagttctccggatgtccctcggcaagctctaacaggcaagcatttcccctatactcctgcccctgcagaagtcgcttacctattttattttgccttctccctcatgctatccttgagttgcgttcttgtcacgtgtcccttccacttgttacctcaagcagcctatattgcctccaccaaccacctacagctattgtttggttatcgggtctgccttgcgagtcgtagtgcatgctagtgctgttttatctcgttaccgttattgctatcttatcgggttatctgttggggaatcatgacacatggtttatggatatatctgttgagggtatcatggttacttgttaataattgttagcggagacatcggtgggtcagttgctcaTTTTATGGCGGCTCACTTatgtttctttaaagcttaggacccgagttcctgttatctgttccgagactgagcgctctaaccacacgtgggtatgcttctgggtctcccctcgaccactgccggaatctacagctttgtccagtggccacaactagtttcgtaatgttttaccatttgttgtttgcgtgcatgccagcctgttacttatttactttgggaagcccctgggtgccttgtatcccttgtttctggtatgcacgtataggtttgcggcctgagcgtttatcgcatgctgaagcgggtcattcgcccctgtgtgtgttttgaccctcggaagccgtgcacgcaatagctaggtccgtttcggagatacggccggacttcgattcgggttcaacttggttaggtggcttcctggacattgttgtcgtgaaggagagtgcgagtcgtgatgctCCACCTTTTTGCCATTGCCTTTggagttgatcgtgcgtgtgggcacattagggcacccctgcagggttaaatcttatcgataagccgtgtccgcggttatggacgacttggagctgtatgactcgaccatagacaacttacacctgttgtttcaatcataataacttgtgtagtaagttagcataacttaaataataactggttaaaacttgtcaatcgtgtgagtgcctttgtaagtacttcttggcgaagggggaacgcatcggctgtgttatgtttgcagagtatagaactgttagttacgcgctctctcatcttctctgattagacgactgttgtagagtgtctctataggtttttagtgcttgcgcgctgccgcttaaccccaccatattgcctatgacgttcctcttgcgtcctctaagtcccctgcgtgcctcaagtacaaaggacgaccggttgacgaatgcttatacgtcttgaagtcttgttaagtacgaacccgtacttattgctgcttctacgggatataaccgggcaggtatgaagatatgttcgatgaagacgatgctagcaaggttacccttccggcttggcctgggcagggttatggacgccgctggttatcttcaggactcttagtccaaatttgtatcttgtccgtactcggacgcattcgatcttctgtatgatttggatctttgtattgtatatttgcatcttgactcattggagtcgttgttgtaatatatctgtttcttgtgggctctattgtaatcctgttgtaatgttacctctcgtgattgattccacccgcatcacgTGCATGctccggcgtgtacgaggcgcttggtggtgcgtctcctaaaatcgatatcgtgcggatttcagtggattcgctgggatcctcatggtaccggttttgggggcgtcacaagttggtatcagagcctcaggttgacggtaccccactagtccagcctttaggataaccGTGCCAACGGTCGCtgagtttagagtgtcaaaacctattttcaaAAATTCGTTTGATAGATCTGACtagttctgatttttctccttacctaaattctttctcttcttacctttgcgattttgagtcttctctcttatctgagtttcccgagtcttaggtctctacgtgggttggacgatctttcccctcacctattaggtacgatcttcggaggatctcaacagaagcgcatcatcaacagcggaacaacgacttcttgttagtggtgtcgcccgaTCTACGTGcagcaagacttcttgttagtggtgtcgaggatcgACACGTCGACTCAAGactcgatagttcacctctcttcccCCATACCTTGaggtgggatctcggggcgcgatcccttgttagtggtgtcgattgtaacggcccagggtagcatccctattagatttgtttgtgtttttcttttgtgcatcgtcatggcatcatgcatcatatcatccatgtgattttacaaataaaattattttataaatctTATCTATTTCATTTtaacctctcatatggttttatttAACCAAACctcctcctccttttcttttaAACAAAACCTAACCTATCTATTCCTGGACCCTTTTCCGTTTGGCCTCGCTCCCTCTCTACCCCGAGCAGCCCAGGCAGGTGGCCCTTTTTCTCTTCCCCTCCCCGGTGGCCCATTCCTCTCCAGCCCAACCTCCCTCCTCCGCAGCCCACCTTGACCGGCCCAgataccccttcgaccctctcacCTTTTCCGTCGTTGTCGTCTACCTCGCGGGCACGCAGATGGCGTGAACGCCGTGGTCCTCCCGAGCTCAACCACCGCACCCACGCCGCGCGCGTGAGCCCCTCTCCTTATCCTCTCTGGCACCAGCTGCAACCACCGCTCTCCTCTCTCACGTCTCTCTTCCTTTTCGTCCTCTGCAAGCTAAACGAGAGAGACGGAACCCTCACAGCACCGCCACCGTTCGCCGCCAATCCGTCGACTCCGACCACCCCAACatgcgccaccgccgccaatggaCGCGCCCTGGTCTCCTCTACGTCCCCGTGCAAGGAATCGAAGCGGGAGGTCCTCAACCAAGCGGGAGATCGCCCTTTCTTCTTCGTTCCCGGCGGAGAAAAACCGTCGTTCCGGCGCCGTTCGTCCGCCTCCGGCCACACCAACCCCTCCTTCGTCTTCCTGGTAACCTCGCGCACCTTCCGGACATCCTCCCTCCTCCTTTGCTACCGGGTTCGTCCTCCCCTTGTTGATGCCGGCCGCTCCTCCGCAGTTTCCTTGACGCCGACGACCATCCGGTGGTTCCCGTTCGACGGCGCCGCCTCCAGATGTCCGCGCCGATGAGGCGCTCTGCACGCGCCAAGCCTCGCTTCCTGGAGATCTCCTCACCGCCCGCGCCTGCGACGCCAGGGCGCGGTGACCGCCAGCAcctgcgacgcgagcggcatcagGGCACGCGCGCAACCTTTGCCACGCTGGCGGCCACGTCGTTGCCTGGGCCCCACCAGTCAGCCGCTTCGACTAGACAGCGCTCAGTGAGAAAACCCTTTCCCGCATCCGGATCCGATGTTTTTGCGTTTTGACCCCTGGCTTTTTCAAAACACTAACCCGCAGTCCCTCGCCTCTAACGGTTTCTCTCGATAACCCCCCGTAAATCTTGTAATaaacccggggtcctccccccTATGAATATGATTTCTGGGTCCTTCCCTATTTAATAAAACCTGTTTTATGTTTTAAATTAACAATAAAacttaatctgttaataacttttaatctgtaattcgaaataaaatgtgttatatatgaatattgaacagaaaaatgtgctgaatatgaatatgccattcattcatctgtttgcatctcgcatcatgtcacgcgttgatagttatgcatgtccaccttacatatatgcggagtatttcggatttccaactagggttttccccgctccgtttaatattgaagtagcgcaccctgccacgtcttgccatgctaatcaacacttaactttggcggtagaaatgcaactccaacctaatttgcttgtccggggttccgactctgattaatatggataagtagcatcgcatcatatctgccatgtcatgcatgtctgcatcttgctcatgccggttctttatccgtagtagtaagacttgcacccgttgtttgtcccagcatttgcttcttcccggataggatcacgaagtggtgcggtgagatacgccaagttctccggatgtccctcggcaagctctaacgagcaagcatttcccctatactcccgcCCCTGCGAAGTCgcttacctattttattttgccttctccctcatgctatccttgagttgcgttcttgtcacgtgtcccttccacttgttacctcaagcagcctatattgcctccaccaaccacctacaggctattgtttggttatcgggtccgccttgcgagtcgtagtgcatgctagtgctcgttttatctcgttaccgttatcgctatcttatcgggttatctgttggggaacatgacacatggtttatggatatatctgttgagggtatcatggttacttgttaataattgttagcggagacatcggtgggtcagttgctcgttttatggcggctcacttgtgtttctttaaagcttaggacccgagttcctattatctgttccgagactgagcgctctaaccacacgtgggtatgcttctgggtctcccctcgaccactgccggaatctacagctttgtccagtggccacaactagtttcgtaatgttttaccatttgttgtttgcgtgcatgccagcctgttacttatttactttgggaagcccctgggtgccttgtatcccttgtttctggtatgcacgtataggtttgcggcctgagcgtttatcgcatgctgaagcgggtcattcgcccctgtgtgtgttttgaccctcggaagccgtgcacgcaatagctaggtccgtttcggagatacggccggacttcgattcgggttcaacttggttaggtggcttcctggacattgttgtcgtgaaggagagtgcgagtcgtgatgctCCACCTTTTTGCCATTGCCTTTggagttgatcgtgcgtgtgggcacattaggGCACCCCCGCgaggttaaatcttatcgataagccgtgtccgcggttatggacgacttggagctgtatgactcgaccatagacaacttacacctgttgtttcaatcataataacttgtgtagtaagttagcataacttaaataataactggttaaaacttgtcaatcgtgtgagtgcctttgtaagtacttcttggcgaagggggaacgcatcggctgtgttatgtttgcagagtatagaactgttagttacgcgctctctcatcttctctgattagacgactgttgtagagtgtctctataggtttttagtgcttgcgcgctgccgcttaaccccaccatattgcctatgacgttcctcttgcgtcctctaagtcccctgcgtgcctcaagtacaaaggacgactggttgacgaatgcttatacgtcttgaaatcttgttaagtacgaacccgtacttattgctgcttctacgggatataaccgggcaggtatgaagatatgttcgatgaagacgatgctagcaaggttacccttccggcttggcctgggcagggttatggacaccGCTGGTTAtcctcaggactcttagtccaaatttgtatcttgtccgtactcggacgcattcgatcttctgtatgatttggatctttgtattgtatatttgcatcttgactcgttggagtcgttgttgtaatatatctgtttcttgtgggctctattgtaatcctgttgtaatgttacctctcgtgattgattccacccgcatcacgTGCATGctccggcgtgtacgaggcgcttggtggtgcgtctcctaaaatcgatatcgtgcggatttcggtggattcgctgggatcctcatggtaccggttttgggggcgTCACAGAAGAGAGGCCACAATGATCAGTATTATGCCATAAATCTTGATATGATGAAAGCTTATGATAGAGTGTAGTGGGACTATTTGAAAGCTATTATGCTGAAGCTTGGTTTACATCATTCCTTTGTCTCTTCAATTATGAGGGTGGTTACCTCAGTTTTccattttcggttttgtttaatAAGAACTGAAGTCTTTAAGCCAACTAGGGGTATTCGCCAGGGAGACCCTATCTTGCCATTTTTGTTTTTATTAGCAGTTGAAGGTCTGTCTTGCCTGTTATGGAGTAGGGGGAACGGAAACTTATCGGGCGTCATTGTGGCCCCAAGCAACCCCGGTCAATCACCTTCTCTTTGCAGATGACGACTTGCTAATTATACAGGCAAATACATCGGGAGCTCGAGAAATCATGAAGGTGTTGGAATTATATTGCCTTGCATCACGACAACGAATTAATAAAGACAAATCTTTGATACATTTTAGCAAGGGATGTCCGAATATAGTAAGAGAAGATATAAAAGTTATTTTGCAAGTGCAAAATGAATCCTTGACAGAGAAATATCTGGGGATGCCAACGGATTTGGGGAGTTCCAAGAATGGTTCTTTTAAACATTTGAAAGATCCCATATGGAAATAATACAAGGATGGATGGAGCAGATTTTATCATCTGAAGGGAAAGATATTTTAATTAAATATGTGGCTCAAGCAATACCAACCTTCTCCATGTCATGCTTCAAGTTGCCTCGGGGACTTTGCAAATATATTGATTCGATTTTGCGTGGCTTTTGGTGGGCAGCAAAAATGGAAAACGGAAACTAGCTTGGATATCTTGGGACATGCTTGCCATGCCGAAGTACCTCGGTGCTCTTTGATTCAAACGTAAGGAATTGTTCAATACATCTTTTCTTGTGAAACAGGCCTTGCGGATTATCTAAACACCGGACTCGCTGAGTGCAAAAGTTCTTTGAGTTGTGTACTTCCCAAACTAAATAATGGTGAGAATCATGCACATATTTCACAAATGTTGCATTGCCTCCAAAACTGGCAACGGCCACGAAGACATAGAGACGATGCAAATGTAGTGACCTCCGGTATCCACCAACAAGCATTCCCAACCACCTACCCAAAATAAAGGGGTGACCCGACCCCTTCTATGCAAAACAACAACACACTCCAAATATCAGGTGAGGACCTCCTTCCAAACTAGTCAACTCCTTGCCTGGCCCGCAAGCAATAGATCCACATCTATAGCCACCGACCGGTATTTGGCCATCAACACAACACATAGGCATGGCAAACACACACGTCCATCGTCAAGCCACATGGCGACACAAACTCATAGTTATCGTGAATCAAATGGAGGAAAGGGAAATAGACAAATCTGAATTAACAAACACAATATTGTGAAAGCTCTATGGATTCTTTCTCGGTACATGCATTGGAATAATTGTATGTTTGCCACGAGGAAACAAATTACATTGGATGTCATTATACTACCAAAGGCACTAGAGGTTTATTGAGATCTATAAATGTTTAATCAAATATTGAAATACTAAATGCTCAACCAATATGACTGCGTAGGTACCATAGTTTTTTTGAGATGTCATAGGTACCATatttaaaaggaaattaaatactaAGTTTTGTAATACATGCACTCTTCATTTTCTATGAATGTTTGAATATTACCTTTAGGCTAGTCAtaatggggagtaacttagactagtaacatgacatatgttactagtttaagttactacctccatagtgggtagtaactaatatgtggtgtcatgcattctgtcatttactatggtgtagactcaacttgttttggggtgtgtgatgttatggtaagattagtcatagtgggaagtaacataga contains:
- the LOC124659788 gene encoding transcription factor LAX PANICLE 1-like; the protein is MDPYQYESMYDPRGCGFPIHPQPPYLIHHPVAALSESRMRGGAGRRRPGAKLSTDPQSVAARERRHRISDRFRVLRSLVPGGSKMDTVSMLEQAIHYVKFLKTQVSLHQAALVQHEEGCGGSHEFSGVAVGRGADGEVTAMQLPGMQALQEVMSIYHSGALQQVEELDLDLGPGQMSSAHDLPPLPPCVFDEESAGACYSVGTLQGDEITHGHGPY